One Capra hircus breed San Clemente chromosome 3, ASM170441v1, whole genome shotgun sequence genomic window, CCCCGAGGCCCacgtaaatgccagtccccaggTGTATGTGAGTGTCCGGGAGCAGAGAGGGGCCCCAGACCCCGGGCCCACCGACTGAGGAAACCACTTCTGTGCCCGCGTGTGCCAGGGCTTTAAGGCCAGACTGGGCCCCCAGCCTCCGCGAAGCCGTGCCCCGCCGGCCACTCACCATCATGAGCTCCTTCTGGAAGGACTTCCGGTCTTTGTTGTCCGTGTTGTTGCAGTCTTCCTTCAGCTTCTCCAGGACGGACGCTACCCGCTCGGGCTCGCTGTCCAGCTCGGCCCGGCAGAAGAAGGTGAGCGGCAGGTCCCCGTAGCCCAGGGCGTCAGCGAAGGAGCGCCAGCTGCTGACATTCTCCATGAGCAGCGTGCGGACGGAGGCGTAGATGTAGGTGAGGAACTTGCAGGGCCGCAGGATCTGCTCCAGCAGCACGGACGTGCTCAGCTCGGGCCCCGCCAGCAGGCTGGGCCGCGCCTTGCCCACCACCAGCACGTTCTTGGCGTGCACCAGGCCCACCCTGCCCTGGTGGTAGCCGATGTACCACTCCTTCGTCCAAAGCTGCCCCTTGAGCCGGATCTTCTCCTCGCTGAGCAGGGCGATGGCGTCGCCCTTCTTGTACTCCAGCAGGTAGTGGTTCTTGCTCTGCCGCACCACCGTCTTGAGTAGCTTGCCGAACTTGAGGCTGGACACGGGACGGTCCTGAAACGTTGGGTACTTGGTGGTGGCGGCCAGCGGGGACAGGATAATCTTCCCCACCTCGTTCTTCTTGAGGAAGCGTCTCTGCCCGGATGGCTTGATGGCGCTTTTGGGGGGCGGCTGGGGGGTCTGTACACAAAACTGGGTGAGGATGGCCTCCTGGTCATCTTTCACCTGAACCCGCAGCGTGAAGTCGGAGAGCTCGCTGGGGTTCTGGCATGTGATGGGGAAGATGAGGCGGCTAACCTTGCCCAGCTTCACCTGGAACCCTCTCACGGCCTTGGCCTGATCGCTGGCTTTGACCTCGTAGTTGGTCATGTTGGAAAACACACAGACTTGGAGATCCTGGGGCCTGGACAGAACGAACTGGTGCTTGCCCCAGAGTTGCAGGGCCACTGGGGCCGGGGTAGGGGCCTGGCGGGTGACCTCGCTGACCAGGAGGGTCTTTGGGGCACAGTCATGACCAAAAATGGTCACCACTGTCTTGAAGGATGGGTGGATGTGTTTGGGGCCGTAGAGACCCACGGTGACTTTTTTATTGATGAAGTCCCAGACCGTGGAAGGGTAGAGGATGTTCGGGCCGTGGGCGACGATGGCCAGGTACATACAGGGCTCCAGGTTGTCCAGCTGGACCTGGACTGTGTCCCCGTAGCTGTAGGCGAGAGGGATGGGGACGTAGGGCCCCTCTTTGGAGTCGCTCCTCAGGCACTGGAGGCCCACCGTGCTTTTGCTGAAAATGTCGCTCTTTACCTCGGCTGACACCTTCATCTCCAGGATGAGGTGGGTCTTCACCTCCAGGGTGCTCAGCTTCACCTCCAGCACTGGGCTGATGGAGCTGCACCGGTCGCTGTTGAGCTCCAGCGGGGGGTCCAGCAGAGCCTTCATGGAGACCTGCTGCATCTCCCCGGGAGCCACGTGGCCCTCGGGCACGTGGATGCTGATGTTGGCGTCAGGCAGCTGGACGGCGCCCCCTGAGCTGTCCAGCTTACACACGATGTTCGTCTCTACCGCCTGGGTCTGACCCCACCCAGGGCTCTGGCCCAGAAGGTCCAGGTCGTGGCAAGACCGGGCCAGCTTCCGGTGGCTCAGCCAGGCAGCCCGGAAGTCCTCGCGGCTCTGGAACTGCTCGGGGGCTGGCGATTTCAAGCCCGTGAAAAACCCTGAGGACGCGGGCGCATCGGACTTGGCCTGGAGCACGGAGAGCTCCGAGAGGCTGTAGGAACGCTTGCTTCGGAAGAAAGGGTTGTCCCGCTTGACGGGCGGCTCCGCGGGGAGGCGGCCGGCGGCCGGCAGCTCATCGAAGATGTTGCCGGTGCTGTTGGTGGTCGCCGAGCTGGACTCGGTGAAGGAGGATGTCCCCGTGTCGAAGAGGAGCAAGTCCACGGCGCTTCTGGGCATCAGCTCGTCCACGCTGGGCATCGCCGGGATGTTCCCGTTGAGAAATGGGTTCGTCTGGACTCCGCTCCAGAAAGGATTATTACTGTAGGCTTTGCTGGATTCCTTCTTGGCATCCGTCCACCCCCCGAGCAAATCGAGCTCCTTGGCGACTTCATCCGGGCTGTCTGGAAGATTGTCAATCATCCCGCTGTCGCTGAGGGTGGAGTTCCGGTAGTTTAAGGGCTGCACGTAGGAGGAGGGGATGTAGCCCATCTCCGTGGTGTTGTGCGCATACCACCACTCCCCGCCCGACGTGTCCAGGACATACAGGTGGTCGCCCTTGGAGAACTTGAGGGTGGTGAAGTTGGTTGGGCAGTAGTCCTTGATTGCAATCACCTCCTTTGCGTTTCCAAAGGGTGTGGGATTGTCCACGAGCAAGGCACTGGGAGAAGGCACTGTGCAAAATAAAGAACAGGAGGTGAGGGTGGGCTCCCAAGAAGAGGCAGAATGTTGTCCCAAGACACAAAAGAAGCCTGGGAAACCATCACCCCCGACATGGAGACAACAAGCCAGGCATAATTGACAGAAACCAACCAGTGAAATCTGGGGTCTGATTCACCTGGCTGAATCCTCCCCAAATTCCATCACATCCCAGTCACAGTCTAAGTCAGGTAGAAAGCCTCTCCACCATCCATAGAAATACAAATCAGCATGATAGAATTATCCGATGTCCTGGGTTTTACCATAAGGCAGGCTGAGTGCCGAaatattgatactttcaaactgtggtgctggagaagactcttgagtgtccctgggactgcaaggagatcaaaccagtcagtcctaaaggagatcaaccctgaatattctttgaaaggactgatgctgaagctgaagttacaaaaatactttggccccctgatgcaaaaagatgactcattggaaaagaccatgatgctgggaaagactgaaggcaggaggagaaggaggtggcagaggatgagatggttggacggcatcacaggctcaatggacatgagtctgagcaagctccgggagatggtgaaggacagggaagcctgcagtgctatagtccatggggtcacaaagagtcagacatgacttattgactgaatGACAACTGGGGTTTTAAACATCTCCTTTTAACTGGACTTTTCTTGATTCAACTAACTTACTGGGACTGCTGCTAGGTCAAAAGAGAAGTTGAAAATGATTTAGAAAAACAGTGTTAAATGACCCAATGCATGTAACCAAAGACCAGGAAAGCCCTCCAGCAGAAATCTATTTGTGTCTAAAAACCAATTCCACTCTCTCCCTtccaaataaaatacataaaccgAGGGGAACGTACCCTTGATAATCAGACCCGTTTCCTGGTTCCCAAGTTGAACCCATTTTTCATCAAACTGTTTATATGAAATAAGATTTTTGAGTCGGGTCTCTTTCAGCCTCTTTTAAACAATCGTTCAGAAGAACACCATGAAATCACTTCTCTCTCATCCCCTGAAAATTAAAGGTTGAGGTTCGGTCATAATTCACGTTCTTTTGAACAACTCCTTAAGCAATCTGAAAAAATGCCAACACTTTAAACAACTGACTCAAGCTAATTTATGGCTCTTGGTGTCCAACTATGTGTTACCAATGTAGACAGCAATTgaaacagcagaaaaagaaagtcatctAAACAAGTAGGATGTGTTTTGAAAAATAACGGATAATTAAAAACCTCCCATAGGCGACAAAGTACATATACCTAAGTAGAGGATTAGGGTTAAGAGGATGAACACATTTCTTTCTGATGGAAATAACCCCATATATtggcccccttccccaccccagctgTGCCTTGTTTTACAGAGTTTGCTGCCTTCCTGTTACAGATAAATGAAAGCAGATTTTCTTAGTTGTCTTAAATGAACAAGCAAAGACAGGACATTTTTAGTGGAATTACACTTTCATCTTGTCTAATGTATGACTAAGTCAACAGACATACTAGTCTATCAAATCGGCAGTCCTGccaaaaaaattcacctgcccaTTTCcctttcctaaagaaaataaaaataaattaaattgtaTAAAGGAAATGATAATGAATTATATTGTATTTCTTCAGCAAAGTCTCAGGAAATAAGGTAGGaagtttctatttatttacaCTAACTAAATTACAGAGATATGCTTGGCAGGGTGTGTACCTGGGCCTTGGGGAGGCTGTCACCTACCACCAAGTCTGGGGTGTCAGAGAAAATCTGGCTCTGGGATCAGCAGACCTGGGCTTTTAATCTGcacccttagggcttccctgtggctcagctggtaaaagaatccacctgcaatgcgggagacctgggttcgctccctgggttgggaagatcccctggagagggggacggctacacactccagtattctggcctggagaattccatggactgggtagtccaggaggtcacaaagaattggattacgactgagcaacttctttccctttcactttagcAGCTGTGGGATCTCTGGAGCCTGGGATTGGTCATGATGGATAAACCATCTATCCTCAGTGGGCTctggtaaggattaaatgagatgatgccgATGAAGTGACGGAAATAATGATGCTTAGTCCAAGCAAAGGACTCACAAAACCAATGAACTTATAGTTACTgcggggaagggacagttagggagtttgggatggacatgtacatgctgctatgtttaaaatggataaccaacaaggaccaactgtatagTACTGAGAACTCCCCTCcatgttatgtgacagcctggatgggaggggagttcagggcagaatggatacacgtatatgtatggctgagtccctttgctgttcacctgaaactatcacattgttaatcagctatccccgatacaaaataaaaagtttaaaaattatataaagcaaTAAACATCTCGAGCCCCCTCctaatttaatttttctccatagcatttATCATTAACCAATACAAAATGTCCCTacatatttattttggttttgggggGAGGGTTCCATTGCCCCACTAGGCTGTATTCTCTGTTAGGGTATGTCTTGCTCACAGTAGTTGCTTACAGCAGAGAAGCAACATCCATGTTACTGAAACAAGGTGTTGGCTGAAGTCAAAGTTAGTATTCCCCTGGCTTTGCCCTTCTGTAAAATCACACCGGAGAGAAATCACTTAACACAGAAAGGAGGGAGTGAATAAAAACAGCCAAGCCAAAGATAACAGCTTCGAGGCGGGGTGGGAAGAAGGGAACTGGGTCAGCTGAGGTCCAAGGATAGCATAAGATCTTCCCCGTTACTTTGTTTTCCAGTCACAGGCTCCAGGAACacaaacaattttttttgtttccttgacACATCTCATGAAAGTgtcacataaaaattaaaaccaaatgaaaattaaagaaagttGGCCAGCTATTAAAAATCTTGTTAGACTCCCTCAAAAGTTATATCCCTATTACATTCCTCCAGAATAATTCTCTtacagtaatattttttaaaattaaaaaccaaagcgATTAAGCAGGATGTAGCCTGAGAAAATGTATCAGtgcaaatgaagaataaaaatggtTTTACTTAATATTCCAAGCTTTCTTCTTAGGAGAGGAGTGGCTACAGGCTTCACTGAAGGATGAGGCGCCATCTGTTGGGAGACCGCGCCCCTTCTAGTCGGGACCGTGTGGAGGTGGACCGCGGGGTGAGCTCCCTTCTAGGACCTGCCTCTTTATCAGTTGAGTGCCACAGACACCTGGGGACAAGAGGCTGGGACTTCCATTAAGTCAGATGCAGGAAAATCCCTATCGAGTTCCATCTTAATGAATTCTGGAGAGTGCTGCCCAGATTCACAGGTACCttgatttttaatacaaaaaaatatCCCCGAGTGTCAGGAGGTTCAACTTACTGAATAATACATTTCCTACCCTTCTGCCTTGGTTCTTATACAGGAAAAAACATTTATCAGGTGTGGAAGATATTGTGCCAGATATTTTGCCTGAAATAAGATCCCACCTTGAAGCTGGCTTTATCATCAGGATGTGCAGGGAGCTGCTGGGCTGAAATGCTGCCTGGGCCACTGGTTGCCCCCTCAGGAGTGTGGTCCAGGGGTCTCTCCCCACTCCGTCCCCCTAAGCTAACCGGCCCTGCCTCACAGTCCCAGCTGTCTCGCCTGCCTTCCTTCCCAGCTGCAGCATTCTTTTAGGATCAGCATCATCAACTTTCAACATTCTGctctcttctcttcatttcaACATCCCCAGCCCAAACCCCACAACTTAAGTTCCCAGTTTCCCGCTTCAACTGTGAGTAGCTGGGTTATAAGGAAAACAGTGCCTAGTACCCgactatgaaaaataaatggcTCGATTATTTATAGCAATACCCAATAGGTCTGCTGCTCTTATTAATAAAGCCTCCTGCTTCCTTGGGGcttcaattcaggagatgtaacagacgcgggttcagtcctgggtcaggaagatcctctggagaagggcaaggcaacacactccagtattcatgcttggagaatcccatggacagaggagcctggcaggctacagtccatagggtcacaaagagtcagatacaaatgaAGCGACTTGGAGCTCACACGCATGATTCCTTGGCTAGTCTTTTCTTTAGAAGAACATTTAAAGCTATACTCAGGGCCACAAGAATATAGGACAGACAGGAAGAAGAAGAAGTTGAGGATTAACGGAAGAGAAAAGGCAGACACGTGCACATATGTTTACTACATCAGGGTAAAGTGTCATGATTTTATTTGGGAGAAGGCAGTTTagctcaagaaatatttatttagcgcTGACTTTGTGCCAGGGACTAACGATATAAAGGTAAAGAGAAAGCTTTTGCTGTTGAGCTGTCTGTAGGCAGCACAGTGGATCATTTCAACAGGATTCACTGGCAAAGTCaactgatgatggtgatgatgatgatgaaatgtAAGATGCCAGGAACCTCACAGGAGACACACCATGATGGCTAGTGAGGGCAGGATGAATTCTAGGAGAAAAATGACCCACCAGCATCCTCTTTAGTGCCTAAGAATAGACTTCACCACCAGTCCAGTTTTATGGAGCTGCTAGGAAAACCCAGACTCAGTGATTAAACCCCAGGTCCACCTCTAAACCAGGGGTGGGCAAACTCTAGCCCCTGGGTTTGTCAGCT contains:
- the SH3BP4 gene encoding SH3 domain-binding protein 4 isoform X2, with the translated sequence MGYIPSSYVQPLNYRNSTLSDSGMIDNLPDSPDEVAKELDLLGGWTDAKKESSKAYSNNPFWSGVQTNPFLNGNIPAMPSVDELMPRSAVDLLLFDTGTSSFTESSSATTNSTGNIFDELPAAGRLPAEPPVKRDNPFFRSKRSYSLSELSVLQAKSDAPASSGFFTGLKSPAPEQFQSREDFRAAWLSHRKLARSCHDLDLLGQSPGWGQTQAVETNIVCKLDSSGGAVQLPDANISIHVPEGHVAPGEMQQVSMKALLDPPLELNSDRCSSISPVLEVKLSTLEVKTHLILEMKVSAEVKSDIFSKSTVGLQCLRSDSKEGPYVPIPLAYSYGDTVQVQLDNLEPCMYLAIVAHGPNILYPSTVWDFINKKVTVGLYGPKHIHPSFKTVVTIFGHDCAPKTLLVSEVTRQAPTPAPVALQLWGKHQFVLSRPQDLQVCVFSNMTNYEVKASDQAKAVRGFQVKLGKVSRLIFPITCQNPSELSDFTLRVQVKDDQEAILTQFCVQTPQPPPKSAIKPSGQRRFLKKNEVGKIILSPLAATTKYPTFQDRPVSSLKFGKLLKTVVRQSKNHYLLEYKKGDAIALLSEEKIRLKGQLWTKEWYIGYHQGRVGLVHAKNVLVVGKARPSLLAGPELSTSVLLEQILRPCKFLTYIYASVRTLLMENVSSWRSFADALGYGDLPLTFFCRAELDSEPERVASVLEKLKEDCNNTDNKDRKSFQKELMMALLKMDCQGLVVRLIQDFVLLTTAVEVAQRWRELAEKLAKVSKQQMDAYESPHRDRNGVVDSEAMWKPAYDFLLTWSHQIGDSYRDVIQELHIGLDKMKNPITKRWKHLTGTLILVNSLDILRASAFSPVDHDDFVI
- the SH3BP4 gene encoding SH3 domain-binding protein 4 isoform X1 is translated as MAAQRIRAANSSGLPRCKSEGTLIDLSEGFSESSFNDVKVPSPSALLVDNPTPFGNAKEVIAIKDYCPTNFTTLKFSKGDHLYVLDTSGGEWWYAHNTTEMGYIPSSYVQPLNYRNSTLSDSGMIDNLPDSPDEVAKELDLLGGWTDAKKESSKAYSNNPFWSGVQTNPFLNGNIPAMPSVDELMPRSAVDLLLFDTGTSSFTESSSATTNSTGNIFDELPAAGRLPAEPPVKRDNPFFRSKRSYSLSELSVLQAKSDAPASSGFFTGLKSPAPEQFQSREDFRAAWLSHRKLARSCHDLDLLGQSPGWGQTQAVETNIVCKLDSSGGAVQLPDANISIHVPEGHVAPGEMQQVSMKALLDPPLELNSDRCSSISPVLEVKLSTLEVKTHLILEMKVSAEVKSDIFSKSTVGLQCLRSDSKEGPYVPIPLAYSYGDTVQVQLDNLEPCMYLAIVAHGPNILYPSTVWDFINKKVTVGLYGPKHIHPSFKTVVTIFGHDCAPKTLLVSEVTRQAPTPAPVALQLWGKHQFVLSRPQDLQVCVFSNMTNYEVKASDQAKAVRGFQVKLGKVSRLIFPITCQNPSELSDFTLRVQVKDDQEAILTQFCVQTPQPPPKSAIKPSGQRRFLKKNEVGKIILSPLAATTKYPTFQDRPVSSLKFGKLLKTVVRQSKNHYLLEYKKGDAIALLSEEKIRLKGQLWTKEWYIGYHQGRVGLVHAKNVLVVGKARPSLLAGPELSTSVLLEQILRPCKFLTYIYASVRTLLMENVSSWRSFADALGYGDLPLTFFCRAELDSEPERVASVLEKLKEDCNNTDNKDRKSFQKELMMALLKMDCQGLVVRLIQDFVLLTTAVEVAQRWRELAEKLAKVSKQQMDAYESPHRDRNGVVDSEAMWKPAYDFLLTWSHQIGDSYRDVIQELHIGLDKMKNPITKRWKHLTGTLILVNSLDILRASAFSPVDHDDFVI